From Danio rerio strain Tuebingen ecotype United States chromosome 7, GRCz12tu, whole genome shotgun sequence, the proteins below share one genomic window:
- the msantd1 gene encoding myb/SANT-like DNA-binding domain-containing protein 1 isoform X1 produces the protein MNRQLIQLMFYAADALPASNLAHSIHLSLDCGTNWSTRRKFTRTRGRTCKLHTEMPTDPAGAQTFLLKLKYTANGGSSTPDWPYYKSIERILSKVPDHGHMSPPNLSSSGPSTSQHDPAVPQSAPPSGFLPEYTGSSEERDMNDEEDGLTDNSASSFETRSQPHKRRRLSHVSLRRKKLRVLDAMLKEQRRISHAVEEACHEVRRVMHQQNFLQVQSLQLQERMMNLLEKMIPAQSAPSWPNPASAKGLGTPTPE, from the exons atgaaccgccaactgatccagcttatgttttacgcagcggatgcccttccagcatccAATTTAGCACATTCAATTCAcctttctttggactgtgggacaaactggagcacccggaggaaattcacacgaacacgggggagaacatgcaaactccacacagaaatgccaactgacccagccggggctcaaaccttcttgct GAAGCTGAAGTACACAGCAAATGGTGGGAGTTCTACACCTGATTGGCCGTACTACAAATCTATTGAAAGGATTTTGTCAAAGGTGCCAGATCATGGCCATATGAGCCCACCAAACCTCTCATCGTCTGGCCCCTCGACCTCTCAGCACGACCCTGCTGTGCCCCAGTCTGCTCCACCAAGCGGGTTTTTGCCAGAGTACACTGGATCCTCAGAGGAGAGAGATATGAATGATGAGGAAGACGGCCTGACAGACAACTCTGCAAGTTCTTTTGAGACCAG GTCACAGCCACATAAGCGGAGAAGGCTTTCGCATGTGTCACTACGGCGAAAGAAGCTGCGTGTCCTGGATGCAATGCTGAAGGAACAACGCAGGATTAGCCATGCTGTCGAAGAGGCATGTCATGAAGTTCGCCGCGTTATGCATCAGCAGAACTTCCTGCAAGTGCAGAGCCTCCAGCTTCAGGAGCGAATGATGAACCTCTTGGAAAAAATGATTCCAGCACAATCTGCTCCTTCTTGGCCAAACCCAGCTTCTGCTAAGGGTTTAGGAACACCCACGCCTGAGTGA
- the msantd1 gene encoding myb/SANT-like DNA-binding domain-containing protein 1 (The RefSeq protein has 1 substitution compared to this genomic sequence) has translation MASEDLCFSYTVPGSNEKHRRARNWTDSEMKALVYIWEEYVTELKKAKRNAKIYETMAKQLYELTGEQRHREEIKMKITNMTFQFRKLKYTANGGSSTPDWPYYKSIERILSKVPDHGHMSPPNLSSSGPSTSQHDPAVPQSAPPSGFLPEYTGSSEERDMNDEDDGLTDNSASSFETRSQPHKRRRLSHVSLRRKKLRVLDAMLKEQRRISHAVEEACHEVRRVMHQQNFLQVQSLQLQERMMNLLEKMIPAQSAPSWPNPASAKGLGTPTPE, from the exons ATGGCCTCCGAGGACCTCTGCTTTAGTTACACTGTGCCGGGCTCCAACGAGAAGCACAGGAGGGCTCGTAACTGGACGGACTCCGAGATGAAAGCTCTTGTGTACATCTGGGAAGAGTATGTGACAGAGCTAAAGAAAGCTAAGCGCAATGCTAAGATCTACGAGACCATGGCTAAGCAACTTTACGAATTAACTGGGGAACAGCGACACAGAGAGGAGATCAAGATGAAGATTACCAACATGACCTTCCAATTCAG GAAGCTGAAGTACACAGCAAATGGTGGGAGTTCTACACCTGATTGGCCGTACTACAAATCTATTGAAAGGATTTTGTCAAAGGTGCCAGATCATGGCCATATGAGCCCACCAAACCTCTCATCGTCTGGCCCCTCGACCTCTCAGCACGACCCTGCTGTGCCCCAGTCTGCTCCACCAAGCGGGTTTTTGCCAGAGTACACTGGATCCTCAGAGGAGAGAGATATGAATGATGAGGAAGACGGCCTGACAGACAACTCTGCAAGTTCTTTTGAGACCAG GTCACAGCCACATAAGCGGAGAAGGCTTTCGCATGTGTCACTACGGCGAAAGAAGCTGCGTGTCCTGGATGCAATGCTGAAGGAACAACGCAGGATTAGCCATGCTGTCGAAGAGGCATGTCATGAAGTTCGCCGCGTTATGCATCAGCAGAACTTCCTGCAAGTGCAGAGCCTCCAGCTTCAGGAGCGAATGATGAACCTCTTGGAAAAAATGATTCCAGCACAATCTGCTCCTTCTTGGCCAAACCCAGCTTCTGCTAAGGGTTTAGGAACACCCACGCCTGAGTGA